Proteins from a genomic interval of Caulobacter sp. NIBR1757:
- a CDS encoding VOC family protein, which produces MREDGKLDYLELPGGDLPATKTFYAAAFGWQFIDYGPSYAAFNEGLDGGFDADAATPKPLPVLWAGDLEAMVEKVTAAGGEITLPIFDFPGGRRFHFRDPAGNELAVWSEG; this is translated from the coding sequence ATGCGTGAAGACGGCAAGCTCGACTACCTCGAACTCCCCGGCGGCGACCTGCCGGCGACCAAGACCTTTTACGCCGCCGCTTTCGGCTGGCAGTTCATCGACTACGGCCCGTCCTATGCCGCCTTCAACGAAGGGCTGGACGGCGGCTTCGATGCCGACGCCGCGACGCCAAAGCCCCTGCCCGTCCTCTGGGCCGGCGACCTCGAGGCGATGGTCGAGAAGGTGACCGCCGCCGGCGGCGAGATCACCCTGCCGATCTTCGACTTCCCCGGCGGCCGCCGCTTCCACTTCCGCGACCCGGCCGGCAACGAACTGGCGGTCTGGTCGGAAGGCTAG
- a CDS encoding methyltransferase encodes MILDRAAFILGNTRLQTPPHCPEIQLHLADEVTPIWRMTEEALSEIGLPPPFWAFAWAGGQAVARYVLDHPEVVAGKRVLDFATGSGLVAIAAMRAGALDAIGSDVDGFCGPAVALNAEANGVTVAFTEADLLDGPVPDVEVILAGDICYEQPLAGRVLAWLTAARAEGKTVLIGDPMRTYFPREGLIHLAEYQVPTTRELEDFEVKRTSVWAFP; translated from the coding sequence ATGATCCTCGACCGCGCGGCCTTCATCCTCGGCAACACCCGTCTGCAGACGCCGCCGCACTGCCCGGAGATCCAGCTGCACCTGGCCGACGAGGTCACCCCGATCTGGCGGATGACCGAGGAGGCGCTCAGCGAGATCGGCCTGCCGCCGCCGTTCTGGGCCTTCGCCTGGGCCGGCGGCCAGGCGGTGGCGCGCTATGTCCTCGACCATCCCGAGGTGGTGGCCGGCAAACGCGTGCTCGACTTCGCCACCGGCTCGGGCCTGGTGGCCATCGCCGCCATGCGGGCCGGGGCGCTGGACGCCATCGGCAGCGACGTCGATGGCTTCTGCGGCCCGGCGGTGGCGCTCAACGCCGAGGCCAACGGGGTGACGGTCGCCTTCACCGAGGCCGACCTGCTGGACGGGCCCGTCCCGGACGTGGAGGTCATTCTGGCCGGCGACATCTGCTACGAACAGCCTCTGGCTGGCCGCGTCCTGGCCTGGCTGACCGCCGCCCGCGCCGAGGGGAAGACCGTGCTGATCGGCGATCCGATGCGCACCTACTTCCCGCGCGAGGGTCTGATCCATCTGGCCGAATACCAGGTGCCGACCACCCGCGAGCTGGAGGACTTCGAGGTCAAGCGGACCAGCGTCTGGGCGTTTCCGTGA
- the ggt gene encoding gamma-glutamyltransferase: MRRRTFLAALPASLAAGSALAQIPRPKDGNPEIGRTDLRGGDRVAGATWASRSTAWGVNGAAATAHPLATLAAIDTLRKGGSAVDAAIAANACLGLLEPIACGIGGDCFVLLWDPKTRKVVGLNGSGRSPKGLSLATVRERAGPSGTIPSFGAVSVSVPGAVAAWGDLHGRYGKLPWKDLFDPAITIAREGAPITQNVAFYLAASQRRFTNPNSKIEEVENFLKVWTIDGKTPVEGQVFRNPALANTYEMIARGGPRAFYEGEIASRIEAYFKRIGGWMTKADLAAHHSEWTPPLVTGYRGVDVYGLSPNSQGLSTLQLLNILENFDVKAMGFQSTAAIHHAVEAKRLAYEDRARYFADPAFSPAPLEWLNSKAYAKQRAALIRPDRILDPIYPGQAPSKGDTTYFTVADKDGMMISIIQSNYRGMGSGLSPDGMGFMFQDRGELFALTDGHPNVYAPDKRPFQTIIPGFAVKDGQPWLSFGVMGGDMQPQGQAQIISNMVDFDLDITAAGDSPRWHHEGGMEPTGEQLGVQGILRLESGVPAVTREGLQKIGWKIGASDGGFGGYQAIQRWPGRYAAATEMRKDGIALAY; this comes from the coding sequence ATGCGCCGCCGCACCTTCCTCGCCGCCCTGCCCGCCAGTCTCGCCGCCGGCTCGGCACTGGCGCAGATTCCCCGGCCCAAGGACGGCAATCCCGAGATCGGCCGCACGGACCTGCGCGGAGGCGACCGGGTGGCCGGCGCGACCTGGGCCAGCCGCTCGACGGCCTGGGGGGTCAACGGGGCGGCGGCCACGGCCCATCCGCTGGCGACCCTGGCGGCCATCGACACCCTGAGGAAGGGCGGCTCGGCCGTCGATGCGGCCATCGCCGCCAACGCCTGCCTGGGCCTGCTGGAGCCCATCGCCTGCGGCATCGGCGGCGACTGCTTCGTCCTGCTCTGGGACCCGAAGACCAGGAAGGTGGTCGGCCTCAACGGCTCGGGCCGCTCGCCCAAGGGGCTGTCGCTGGCGACGGTGCGGGAACGGGCCGGACCCTCCGGGACCATTCCCTCGTTCGGCGCCGTCTCGGTCAGCGTTCCCGGCGCCGTGGCGGCCTGGGGCGACCTGCACGGCCGCTATGGCAAGCTGCCCTGGAAGGACCTGTTCGACCCCGCCATCACCATCGCCCGCGAAGGCGCGCCGATCACCCAGAACGTCGCCTTCTACCTGGCCGCCAGCCAGCGCCGCTTCACCAATCCGAACTCGAAGATCGAGGAGGTCGAGAACTTCCTCAAGGTCTGGACCATCGACGGCAAGACGCCCGTCGAAGGTCAGGTGTTCAGGAACCCGGCCCTGGCCAATACTTACGAGATGATCGCCAGGGGCGGCCCCCGCGCCTTCTACGAGGGCGAGATCGCGTCCCGCATCGAGGCCTATTTCAAGCGCATCGGCGGCTGGATGACCAAGGCCGATCTGGCCGCCCATCACAGCGAATGGACCCCGCCGCTGGTCACCGGCTATCGCGGCGTCGATGTCTACGGCCTCAGCCCCAACAGCCAGGGCCTCTCGACCCTGCAGCTGCTGAACATCCTGGAAAACTTCGATGTGAAGGCCATGGGCTTCCAGTCCACCGCCGCCATCCACCACGCCGTCGAGGCCAAGCGCCTGGCCTATGAGGACCGCGCCCGCTACTTCGCCGACCCGGCCTTCTCGCCGGCCCCGCTCGAGTGGCTGAACTCCAAGGCCTACGCCAAACAGCGGGCCGCCCTGATCCGCCCCGACCGCATCCTCGACCCCATCTATCCTGGCCAGGCGCCGAGCAAGGGCGACACCACCTACTTCACCGTCGCCGACAAGGACGGGATGATGATCTCGATCATCCAGTCCAACTACCGTGGCATGGGCTCCGGCCTGTCGCCGGACGGCATGGGCTTCATGTTCCAGGACCGGGGCGAGCTGTTCGCCCTGACCGACGGCCACCCCAACGTCTATGCGCCCGACAAGCGGCCCTTCCAGACCATCATCCCCGGCTTCGCGGTCAAGGACGGCCAGCCCTGGCTGAGCTTCGGGGTCATGGGCGGCGACATGCAGCCGCAGGGCCAGGCGCAGATCATCTCCAACATGGTCGATTTCGACCTGGACATCACCGCCGCCGGCGACTCGCCGCGCTGGCACCACGAGGGCGGCATGGAGCCGACCGGCGAACAGCTGGGCGTGCAGGGCATCCTGCGGCTGGAGAGCGGCGTGCCGGCCGTCACCCGCGAGGGCCTGCAGAAGATCGGCTGGAAGATCGGCGCCAGCGATGGCGGCTTCGGCGGCTATCAGGCCATCCAGCGCTGGCCCGGCCGCTACGCCGCCGCCACCGAGATGCGCAAGGACGGCATCGCGCTGGCCTACTAG
- a CDS encoding TonB-dependent receptor: protein MRFALLASAAMGLVFAAGAASAQEAPADEVDAVIITGSQVALPGAYEGGQVARGGRVGLFGALDTMDTPFSVTAYTEELARNQLADGVGDILQNDPVVRVAKGFGNFQELYVIRGFPVYSDDMTYNGVYGILPRQFVAAEFLERVEVFHGATAFLNGAAPGGSGVGGAFNLVPKRAPDEALTRLTAGIETGGALYGAFDGARRFGPDGDVGVRFNLAARDGETSVEDQERNLLVGALGVDYRGMRFRFSADVGLQDNRIDAPRPSVTPNSTIPRAPSADGNFAQPWTYTDERQLFGVARAEFDATDDLSLWFAVGGRNGRERNVLANPNANPDGSLTAYRFDNAREDNILSADAGLRWEIETGPVGHRLVASVSSVNLESANAYAFSSFLTPFASDLYDPVDVPAPAATFFTGGVLKNPKVTERVENRSFAVADMLSFLDDTVLLTLGARWQEIDTTTYDYNTGASFGGYKGDTITPAVAVVYKPSDKVSFYANYAEALIPGQIAPATSGGVPVTNAGEVLDPFKGQQVEAGVKYDSGRFGGTASVFSITLPSAYVQNNRFDTNGEQRNQGIELTVFGEPVDGVRILGGATWIDAELTKTQGGTLNGKRPIGVPEWQFNANLEYDLPFLDGLTVDGRVVYTGEQPANAANTVNLDSWTRLDLGARYRVTIADKPVTFRARIENLTDENYWASSGGYPGANYLVLGGPRTVSLTASVDF from the coding sequence ATGCGCTTTGCTCTTCTGGCTTCGGCCGCCATGGGTCTGGTTTTCGCGGCGGGCGCCGCTTCGGCCCAGGAGGCCCCGGCTGACGAAGTCGATGCCGTGATCATCACCGGCTCGCAGGTGGCCCTGCCCGGCGCCTATGAGGGCGGCCAGGTGGCGCGGGGCGGGCGGGTCGGCCTGTTCGGGGCGCTGGATACGATGGACACGCCCTTCTCGGTCACCGCCTATACCGAGGAGCTGGCCCGCAACCAGCTGGCCGACGGGGTCGGCGACATCCTGCAGAACGATCCGGTGGTGCGGGTCGCCAAGGGCTTCGGCAACTTCCAGGAGCTGTACGTCATCCGCGGCTTCCCGGTGTACTCGGACGACATGACCTACAACGGCGTCTACGGCATCCTGCCGCGCCAGTTCGTGGCCGCCGAGTTCCTCGAACGGGTCGAGGTCTTCCACGGCGCCACCGCCTTCCTGAACGGGGCCGCCCCCGGCGGCAGCGGCGTCGGCGGGGCGTTCAACCTGGTCCCCAAGCGCGCGCCGGATGAAGCCCTCACCCGTCTGACCGCCGGCATCGAGACCGGCGGCGCCCTCTACGGCGCCTTCGACGGGGCCCGCCGCTTCGGACCGGACGGCGACGTCGGCGTCCGCTTCAACCTCGCGGCCCGCGATGGCGAAACCTCGGTGGAAGACCAGGAGCGCAACCTGCTGGTCGGCGCCCTGGGCGTCGATTATCGCGGGATGCGCTTCCGCTTCTCGGCCGACGTTGGCCTGCAAGACAACCGCATCGACGCGCCGCGCCCGAGCGTCACCCCCAACAGCACGATCCCGCGCGCGCCCTCGGCCGACGGCAACTTCGCCCAGCCCTGGACCTACACCGACGAGCGCCAGCTGTTCGGCGTCGCCCGGGCGGAGTTCGATGCGACCGACGACCTGTCGCTGTGGTTCGCCGTCGGCGGCCGTAACGGCCGTGAGCGCAACGTCCTGGCCAACCCCAACGCCAACCCGGACGGCAGCCTGACCGCCTACCGCTTCGACAACGCCCGCGAGGACAACATCCTGTCGGCCGACGCCGGCCTGCGCTGGGAGATCGAGACCGGTCCGGTCGGCCACCGGCTGGTGGCCTCGGTCAGTTCGGTGAACCTGGAATCGGCCAACGCCTACGCCTTCTCCAGCTTCCTCACGCCCTTCGCGTCCGATCTCTACGACCCCGTCGACGTTCCGGCCCCGGCCGCCACCTTCTTCACCGGCGGGGTGCTGAAGAACCCCAAGGTCACCGAGCGGGTCGAGAACCGCAGCTTCGCCGTCGCCGACATGTTGTCGTTCCTGGATGACACCGTGCTGCTCACCCTCGGCGCCCGCTGGCAGGAGATCGACACCACCACCTACGACTACAACACGGGCGCCAGCTTCGGCGGCTACAAGGGCGACACCATCACCCCGGCCGTGGCCGTGGTCTACAAGCCGTCCGACAAGGTTTCGTTCTACGCCAACTATGCCGAGGCCCTGATCCCCGGCCAGATCGCCCCGGCGACCAGCGGCGGCGTGCCGGTGACCAACGCCGGCGAGGTGCTGGACCCCTTCAAGGGCCAGCAAGTCGAGGCCGGGGTGAAGTATGACAGCGGCCGCTTCGGCGGCACGGCCAGCGTCTTCTCGATCACCCTGCCCAGCGCCTATGTGCAGAACAATCGCTTCGACACCAACGGCGAGCAACGCAACCAAGGCATCGAGCTGACCGTCTTCGGCGAGCCGGTCGACGGCGTCCGCATCCTCGGCGGGGCCACCTGGATCGACGCCGAGCTGACCAAGACGCAGGGCGGGACCCTGAACGGCAAGCGCCCGATCGGCGTGCCCGAATGGCAGTTCAACGCCAACCTCGAGTACGACCTGCCGTTCCTGGACGGCCTGACCGTCGATGGCCGCGTGGTCTACACCGGCGAGCAGCCGGCCAACGCCGCCAACACCGTGAACCTGGACAGCTGGACCCGCCTCGATCTCGGGGCCCGCTACCGGGTGACCATCGCCGACAAGCCGGTGACCTTCCGCGCTCGCATCGAGAACCTCACCGATGAGAACTACTGGGCCTCGAGCGGCGGCTACCCGGGCGCCAACTACCTAGTGCTCGGCGGGCCGCGCACGGTCAGCCTGACGGCCTCGGTGGACTTCTAG
- a CDS encoding UbiD family decarboxylase, translating into MAYRSLRDFIAALEKSGELVRVTEPVSTELEMTEICTRLLATGGPAVLFENVIKADGTKSDMPCLANLFGTVKRVAMGVTLGGKPRTTGAELREVGELLAFLRQPDPPRGLKDAFDLLPLAGTVLSMRPRTVKTAPVQQVVLKGDQIDLNKLPVQGCWPGEPAPLITWPLVVTKGPSDSKEDDYNLGIYRMQLLGKDRAIMRWLAHRGGAQHYGRHKKAGKREPLPACAVIGADPGTILAAVTPVPDTLSEYQFAGILRGSKLDLVPAKTVPLMVPAQAEIVIEGHVLLDEFEDEGPYGDHTGYYNSVEKFPVFQVSCITHRKDAIYHTTFTGRPPDEPSILGEALNEVFIPLIRQQFPEIVDFWLPPEGCSYRIAVVSMKKAYPGHAKRIMLGVWSYLRQFMYTKWVIIVDDDINARDWKDVMWALSTRMDPARDITVIENTPIDYLDFASPESGLGSKIGLDATDKLPPETHREWGVKIEMDQAVVDKVSDMWSRLGLPGDGKPIW; encoded by the coding sequence ATGGCTTATCGCTCGCTCCGCGACTTCATCGCCGCCCTCGAGAAATCGGGCGAGCTGGTGCGCGTCACCGAGCCGGTCTCGACCGAACTGGAGATGACCGAGATCTGCACCCGGCTGTTGGCCACGGGCGGACCGGCGGTGTTGTTCGAGAACGTCATCAAGGCCGACGGCACAAAATCCGACATGCCCTGCCTCGCCAACCTGTTCGGCACCGTGAAGCGGGTGGCCATGGGCGTGACCCTCGGCGGCAAGCCGCGCACCACCGGCGCGGAACTGCGCGAGGTCGGCGAACTCCTGGCCTTCCTGCGCCAGCCGGATCCCCCTCGGGGGTTGAAGGACGCCTTCGACCTGTTGCCGCTGGCCGGCACGGTCCTGTCGATGCGGCCGCGCACGGTGAAGACCGCGCCCGTGCAGCAGGTGGTGCTGAAGGGCGACCAGATCGACCTGAACAAGCTGCCGGTCCAGGGCTGCTGGCCTGGCGAGCCGGCGCCGCTGATCACCTGGCCGCTGGTCGTCACCAAGGGTCCGTCGGACAGCAAGGAAGACGACTACAACCTCGGCATCTACCGCATGCAGCTGCTCGGCAAGGACCGCGCCATCATGCGCTGGCTGGCCCACCGCGGCGGAGCCCAGCACTACGGCCGCCACAAGAAGGCCGGCAAGCGTGAGCCCCTGCCCGCCTGCGCCGTCATCGGGGCCGACCCGGGCACCATCCTGGCGGCGGTGACCCCGGTGCCCGACACCCTCAGCGAATACCAGTTCGCCGGCATCCTACGCGGCTCAAAGCTCGATCTCGTGCCGGCCAAGACCGTGCCGCTGATGGTCCCGGCCCAGGCCGAGATCGTCATCGAGGGCCATGTCCTGCTCGACGAGTTCGAGGACGAGGGCCCCTACGGCGACCACACCGGCTACTACAATTCGGTCGAGAAGTTCCCGGTCTTCCAGGTCAGCTGCATCACCCACCGCAAGGACGCCATCTACCACACCACCTTCACCGGCCGGCCGCCGGACGAGCCCTCCATCCTCGGCGAGGCGCTCAACGAGGTGTTCATCCCGCTGATCCGCCAGCAGTTCCCGGAGATCGTCGACTTCTGGCTGCCGCCGGAGGGCTGCAGCTACCGCATCGCCGTGGTCAGCATGAAGAAGGCCTACCCCGGCCACGCCAAGCGCATCATGCTCGGCGTCTGGAGCTATCTGCGCCAGTTCATGTACACCAAGTGGGTGATCATCGTGGACGACGACATCAACGCCCGCGACTGGAAGGACGTCATGTGGGCGCTCAGTACCCGCATGGACCCGGCCCGCGACATCACCGTCATCGAGAACACCCCCATCGACTACCTCGACTTCGCCAGCCCCGAGAGCGGCCTCGGCAGCAAGATCGGCCTCGACGCCACCGACAAGCTGCCGCCTGAGACCCATCGCGAATGGGGCGTGAAGATCGAGATGGACCAGGCCGTGGTCGACAAGGTCAGCGACATGTGGAGCCGGCTCGGCCTGCCCGGCGACGGAAAGCCGATCTGGTGA
- a CDS encoding ATP-binding protein, producing MAASHITELRILRWRDEGRRDRLIQLGVVAFLVWLSNPSAWTLPWLLLTGAAIWIDAEIAARRRLDLSNERLKRMEAVGRVAAGTLFGACSVLLLMRGSGFGLSAALFLASANTISNAVMNRGSARATTLMLGPSVLILMILPWIALATGSLGSLKDALLMLSGGLLFATFVAQLVSSLAGEARDYEAAVDQARAAAASRDVFLANMSHEIRTPLNGVVGVAHALEQTPLNPSQREMVGLIGGSGRVLERLLSDVLDSAKIEAGAFTLESLAFDLRSEIDAAALLMRDRAAEKGVGFDLAVSPSADGVFVGDAVRLRQIVANLASNAVKFTDAGSVRIQADVIDRDSGPLLILTVSDDGIGFDAEVAGRLFQPFTQADTSITRRFGGSGLGLSISRALAETMGGALSASSTPGVGSTFTLTVPLARGQLEPAAERSLPVEQPEQGLRVLVAEDHPTNQKVVRMFLEPHGIEVVVAENGQIALDLWRAGGFDAVLMDMQMPVMDGVAAVERIRAIEQARGLARTPIAMLTANAMAEHRAAALAAGADGHITKPVTPASLLEGLMTVLSARQEEARLSA from the coding sequence ATGGCCGCCAGCCACATCACTGAACTGCGCATCCTGCGCTGGCGGGACGAGGGACGTCGCGACCGGCTGATCCAGCTCGGCGTCGTCGCCTTTCTGGTCTGGCTGTCAAACCCGTCGGCCTGGACGCTGCCCTGGTTGCTGCTTACCGGCGCCGCGATCTGGATCGACGCGGAGATCGCGGCCCGCCGTCGCCTCGACCTGTCCAATGAGCGGCTCAAGCGGATGGAGGCTGTCGGCCGGGTGGCCGCCGGGACCCTGTTCGGGGCCTGCTCCGTCCTGCTGCTGATGCGCGGTTCGGGCTTCGGCCTCTCGGCCGCGCTCTTCCTGGCCAGCGCCAACACGATCAGCAACGCGGTGATGAACCGCGGCTCGGCGCGGGCGACCACCCTGATGCTGGGACCGTCGGTGCTGATCCTCATGATCCTGCCGTGGATCGCCCTGGCGACCGGCAGCCTGGGCAGTCTCAAGGACGCCCTGCTGATGCTCAGCGGCGGCCTGCTGTTCGCGACCTTCGTCGCCCAGCTGGTCAGCTCGCTCGCCGGCGAGGCTCGCGACTACGAGGCCGCCGTCGACCAGGCCCGGGCGGCGGCGGCGTCCCGCGATGTCTTCCTGGCCAACATGAGCCATGAGATCCGCACCCCCCTGAACGGCGTCGTCGGCGTCGCCCATGCCCTGGAGCAGACGCCGCTCAACCCCAGCCAGCGGGAGATGGTCGGTCTGATCGGCGGCTCGGGCCGGGTGCTGGAGCGGCTGCTGTCGGACGTGCTCGACAGCGCCAAGATCGAGGCCGGCGCCTTCACGCTCGAAAGCCTGGCCTTCGACCTGAGGTCGGAAATCGACGCGGCCGCCCTCCTGATGCGGGATCGGGCCGCCGAGAAGGGGGTCGGCTTCGACCTGGCCGTCTCGCCCTCGGCGGACGGGGTGTTCGTCGGCGATGCTGTGCGCCTGCGCCAGATCGTCGCCAACCTGGCCTCCAACGCGGTCAAGTTCACCGACGCCGGGTCGGTGCGCATCCAGGCCGACGTCATCGACCGGGACAGCGGCCCGCTGCTGATCCTGACCGTCTCCGACGATGGCATCGGCTTCGACGCCGAGGTGGCCGGCCGCCTGTTCCAGCCCTTCACCCAGGCCGACACCAGCATCACCCGCCGCTTCGGCGGCTCGGGCCTTGGCCTCAGCATCTCGCGGGCCCTGGCCGAGACCATGGGCGGGGCGTTGTCGGCGAGCTCGACCCCCGGGGTGGGCAGCACCTTCACCCTGACCGTGCCGTTGGCGCGGGGACAGCTCGAGCCCGCCGCCGAGCGGTCCTTGCCCGTCGAACAACCCGAGCAGGGCCTGCGGGTACTGGTGGCCGAGGATCATCCGACCAACCAGAAGGTCGTCCGCATGTTCCTCGAGCCGCACGGCATCGAGGTGGTGGTCGCCGAGAATGGCCAGATCGCCCTCGACCTGTGGCGGGCCGGCGGCTTCGACGCCGTGCTGATGGACATGCAGATGCCGGTCATGGACGGCGTCGCCGCGGTCGAGCGAATCCGGGCCATCGAGCAGGCCCGGGGACTGGCGCGAACCCCCATCGCCATGCTGACCGCCAACGCCATGGCCGAGCATCGCGCCGCCGCCCTGGCCGCCGGCGCCGATGGCCACATCACCAAGCCGGTGACGCCGGCCAGCCTGCTGGAGGGCCTGATGACGGTGCTCAGCGCCCGTCAGGAAGAGGCCAGGTTAAGCGCCTGA
- a CDS encoding PepSY domain-containing protein: protein MLKPATIRAWSLVHKWTSLICTLFLLMLCVTGLPLIFEHEIDDLTGHDNWRPANPGGPLMTYDQVLETALARQPGHAPIFMSFDTDRPVVNVTSGPTADAPEAKMFFAPIDQTSGDGVPPTPAGGVMDFILQLHTDMFLGLAGMLFLGAMGLLFTASIVSGVVVYAPFMRRLRFGTVRASRSPKVKWLDYHNVLGAVTFAWVLVVGVTGVINTLAVPITDSWKATALKDLAAAYQGKAMTTRLASVDAAVRTAQAAMPGMQVQFVAFPGSGYSTDHHYAVFLHGTTPLTQHLARPALIDAETGALTAVQDMPLLSKTLSLSQPLHFGDYGGLPLKVLWAILDLLTIVVLGSGVYLWLASGRRRSVAFEPKEARS from the coding sequence TTGCTGAAGCCGGCGACGATCAGGGCCTGGTCACTGGTCCACAAGTGGACCAGCCTGATCTGCACCCTGTTCCTGCTGATGCTCTGCGTCACCGGCCTGCCGTTGATCTTCGAACACGAGATCGACGACCTCACCGGCCACGACAATTGGCGGCCCGCCAACCCCGGCGGGCCGCTGATGACCTACGACCAGGTGCTGGAGACGGCGCTGGCCCGCCAGCCCGGTCATGCGCCGATCTTCATGAGCTTCGACACGGACCGGCCGGTGGTCAACGTCACCTCGGGGCCGACGGCTGACGCGCCGGAGGCGAAGATGTTCTTCGCCCCCATCGACCAGACGAGCGGCGACGGCGTGCCGCCGACCCCGGCCGGCGGGGTGATGGACTTCATCCTGCAGCTCCACACCGACATGTTCCTCGGGCTGGCCGGGATGCTGTTCCTGGGCGCGATGGGCTTGCTGTTCACGGCCTCGATCGTCTCGGGGGTCGTGGTCTATGCCCCCTTCATGCGCCGCCTGCGCTTCGGCACGGTGCGGGCCAGCCGCTCGCCGAAGGTCAAGTGGCTGGACTACCACAACGTCCTGGGCGCGGTGACTTTCGCCTGGGTGCTGGTGGTCGGGGTGACCGGGGTGATCAACACGCTGGCCGTGCCGATCACCGACAGCTGGAAGGCGACCGCCCTGAAAGACCTGGCGGCGGCCTACCAGGGCAAGGCCATGACGACCCGCCTCGCCAGCGTCGATGCGGCGGTCCGCACCGCCCAGGCGGCGATGCCCGGCATGCAGGTGCAGTTCGTGGCCTTCCCGGGCAGCGGCTACTCGACCGACCACCACTACGCCGTCTTCCTGCACGGCACGACGCCGCTGACCCAGCACCTGGCCAGGCCCGCCCTGATCGACGCCGAGACCGGCGCCCTGACAGCGGTGCAGGACATGCCCCTGCTGTCCAAGACCCTGTCGCTGTCGCAGCCGCTGCACTTCGGCGACTACGGCGGCCTGCCGCTGAAGGTCCTCTGGGCCATCCTCGACCTCCTCACCATCGTGGTGCTGGGCAGCGGGGTCTATCTCTGGCTGGCGTCCGGGCGGCGCCGGTCGGTGGCCTTCGAGCCCAAGGAGGCGCGGTCTTGA
- a CDS encoding MmcQ/YjbR family DNA-binding protein, whose protein sequence is MTREEFDAVALSFPGAEAGSSYGQPAYKIDGKFFTRVRKDDDSAVLSCVDHDEREFLIEADPATFHFTAHYRDYPIVLARLAGLEPEQARGFLARQFRKVAKKAAVKAWEASRTGDSGA, encoded by the coding sequence GTGACCCGCGAAGAGTTCGACGCCGTCGCCCTCAGCTTCCCCGGCGCCGAGGCCGGCAGCAGCTACGGCCAGCCCGCCTACAAGATCGACGGCAAGTTCTTCACCCGGGTGCGCAAGGACGACGACAGCGCCGTCCTCTCCTGCGTCGATCACGACGAGCGCGAGTTCCTGATCGAGGCCGACCCGGCCACCTTCCATTTCACGGCCCACTACAGGGACTACCCCATCGTCCTGGCGCGGCTGGCCGGCCTCGAGCCGGAGCAGGCGCGGGGATTCCTGGCCCGGCAGTTCCGCAAGGTGGCGAAGAAGGCGGCCGTGAAGGCCTGGGAGGCCAGCCGGACCGGAGATTCAGGCGCTTAA
- a CDS encoding VOC family protein, with the protein MTFTLGSLCPLIQVFDMPTALAFYRDKLGFERVQDSGEGDEVDWCLLRHGEAWLMLNTAYEAHDRPAAPDPARIAAHDDTGLFIHATDLDAIYAHLQAHGIAEEPPRTVGYGMRQLNLRDPDGYSLCFQHPVNGDPT; encoded by the coding sequence ATGACCTTTACGCTGGGCTCGCTCTGTCCACTGATCCAGGTCTTCGACATGCCGACGGCCCTGGCCTTCTATCGCGACAAGCTCGGCTTCGAGCGTGTCCAGGACAGCGGCGAGGGCGACGAGGTCGACTGGTGCCTGCTGCGCCACGGCGAGGCCTGGCTGATGCTCAACACCGCCTATGAAGCGCATGACCGCCCGGCCGCGCCCGATCCCGCCCGCATCGCCGCCCACGACGACACCGGCCTGTTCATCCATGCCACGGACCTCGACGCCATCTATGCCCATCTGCAGGCGCACGGCATCGCCGAGGAGCCGCCCAGGACCGTCGGCTACGGTATGCGACAGCTCAACCTGCGCGACCCGGACGGCTACAGCCTCTGTTTCCAGCATCCCGTGAACGGAGACCCGACGTGA